Proteins encoded by one window of Passer domesticus isolate bPasDom1 chromosome 10, bPasDom1.hap1, whole genome shotgun sequence:
- the ERICH2 gene encoding glutamate-rich protein 2 translates to MDCRPGEAKQHRPSADPAQTERRPSADRAQPREGERTPPAGDARATNLLRPERKPPPESRLAERPAARTAPPHAPRPGRRRHSRPLHPASPARLPQPPLLGARPKDGAFPPGGSSAGRGSAPAPPPAAPPAAPPAARPLRTCPPLLPPLGPCAPARRSSRGSCPALATLAPRPFRRRTKAPTAGRRLPTADAEGQTSFEGVAECAEIYGNCRRTLRSVQ, encoded by the coding sequence ATGGACTGCCGGCCCGGGGAGGCGAAGCAGCACAGACCGAGCGCAGACCCAGCGCAGACCGAGCGCAGACCCAGCGCAGACCGAGCGCAGCCGAGGGAAGGGGAGCGCACCCCGCCGGCTGGAGATGCCCGCGCCACGAACCTGCTGCGGCCTGAACGGAAGCCCCCACCCGAGTCCCGCCTGGCCGAGCGCCCGGCAGCCCGGACAGCGCCGCCCCACGCCCCGCGGCCCGGGAGAAGGCGGCACTCCCGGCCCCTGCACCCAGCGAGCCCCGCCCGGCTGCCACAGCCCCCGCTGCTCGGGGCGAGGCCGAAGGACGGCGCGTTCCCACCGGGCGGCAGCAGCGCTGGGCGCGGCTCGGCCCCTGCGCCCCCGCCCGCGGCTCCTCCCGCCGCTCCTCCCGCCGCTCGGCCCCTGCGCACCTGCCCGCCGCTCCTCCCGCCGCTCGGCCCCTGCGCACCTGCCCGCCGCTCCTCCCGCGGCTCCTGCCCCGCTCTCGCCACCCTCGCCCCGCGCCCCTTCCGCCGCCGCACAAAGGCGCCGACAGCTGGCAGGCGGCTGCCGACGGCAGACGCCGAGGGTCAAACCAGCTTCGAAGGCGTTGCGGAATGCGCGGAAATCTACGGGAACTGCAGAAGGACACTGAGATCTGTGCAATAA